The proteins below come from a single Agrococcus beijingensis genomic window:
- the xseA gene encoding exodeoxyribonuclease VII large subunit — protein MAERITGTPDEPWSVDRLGAELKSYIGRLGHLWVEGEITQWSNSRGNVFGKLKDVDGDTTVSFNVWSSTLSRIEGEFKQGDRAVLLVKPDFWPRAGTLSMVTAQIRHVGLGDLLARLEALRRTLAAEGLFDAARKRRLPFLPSTVGLITGRDSDAEKDVLRNAQLRWPGVRFRVEHAAVQGDQTVPTVLAALERLEADPEVDVIVIARGGGDFQNLLGFSDERLVRAVAAATTPIVSAIGHENDRPLLDEVADLRASTPTDAAKRIVPDVAEELSRIAQARAQLRMRVTQLVGREVERLESVRSRPVLARPETMLSQRADDLARLAARADELAERVVERSGQQLVHLRQTLRALSPQSTLDRGYAVVQTADGRVLREAGAAAPGDALLVTVAAGSVDASVTAVHGDAAGA, from the coding sequence ATGGCCGAGCGCATCACGGGCACGCCCGACGAGCCCTGGAGCGTCGACCGGCTCGGCGCCGAGCTGAAGTCGTACATCGGCCGGCTCGGGCACCTGTGGGTCGAGGGCGAGATCACCCAGTGGTCGAACTCCCGCGGCAACGTCTTCGGCAAGCTCAAGGACGTCGACGGCGACACGACGGTCTCGTTCAACGTCTGGAGCTCGACGCTCTCGCGCATCGAGGGCGAGTTCAAGCAGGGCGACCGCGCCGTGCTGCTGGTCAAGCCCGACTTCTGGCCGCGCGCCGGCACGCTGTCGATGGTGACGGCGCAGATCCGCCACGTCGGCCTCGGCGACCTGCTCGCCCGGCTCGAGGCGCTGCGCCGCACCCTCGCCGCCGAGGGCCTCTTCGACGCCGCGCGCAAGCGCCGCCTGCCGTTCCTGCCGAGCACGGTCGGGCTCATCACCGGCCGCGACTCCGACGCCGAGAAGGATGTGCTGCGCAATGCGCAGCTGCGCTGGCCCGGCGTGCGGTTCCGCGTCGAGCACGCGGCAGTGCAGGGCGACCAGACGGTGCCGACGGTGCTGGCGGCGCTGGAGCGCCTCGAGGCCGATCCCGAGGTCGACGTGATCGTGATCGCCCGCGGCGGCGGCGACTTCCAGAACCTGCTGGGCTTCAGCGACGAGCGGCTGGTGCGCGCGGTGGCGGCCGCGACGACGCCCATCGTCTCGGCGATCGGGCACGAGAACGACCGCCCGCTGCTCGACGAGGTCGCCGACCTGCGCGCCTCGACGCCGACGGATGCGGCCAAGCGCATCGTGCCGGACGTTGCGGAGGAGCTCAGCCGCATCGCCCAGGCGCGAGCGCAGCTGCGGATGCGCGTCACGCAGCTCGTGGGGCGCGAGGTCGAGCGGCTCGAGAGCGTGCGCAGCCGCCCGGTGCTCGCCCGGCCGGAGACGATGCTGTCGCAGCGGGCCGACGACCTCGCGCGGCTCGCCGCGCGCGCCGACGAGCTCGCGGAGCGCGTCGTCGAGCGCAGCGGGCAGCAGCTGGTGCACCTGCGCCAGACGCTGCGGGCGCTCAGCCCCCAGTCGACGCTCGACCGCGGCTACGCCGTCGTGCAGACCGCCGACGGCCGGGTGCTGCGCGAGGCCGGTGCCGCCGCTCCGGGCGATGCCCTGCTGGTGACGGTCGCGGCGGGCAGCGTCGACGCATCCGTCACCGCCGTGCACGGCGACGCCGCCGGCGCCTGA
- a CDS encoding 4-hydroxy-3-methylbut-2-enyl diphosphate reductase encodes MTNGRVPLDDPRPALRRGRLQDLPADAPKRILLATPRGYCAGVDRAVLAVEKALEQYEGPIYVRKEIVHNKHVVSQLSEQGAIFVDEVDAVPEGQRVIFSAHGVSPAVVQAAADRGLDAIDATCPLVTKVHKEAVRFARDDFEILLIGHEGHEEVEGTAGHAPDRVTIVNNPDEADTVQVQDPDRLVWLSQTTLSVDETMETVRRLRARFPNLQDPPSDDICYATQNRQVAVKKIAPDTDLVIVVGSANSSNSVRLVEVALEHGAKAAYRVDYSTEIQQEWLEGVQTIGVTSGASVPEGLVREVLLELEDAGYGDVHEVRTAEEDLIFSLPKELRPSRNR; translated from the coding sequence ATCACGAACGGAAGAGTGCCGCTGGACGACCCGCGCCCGGCCCTTCGCCGGGGTCGGCTGCAGGACCTCCCGGCCGACGCGCCGAAGCGCATCCTGCTCGCCACGCCGCGCGGCTACTGCGCCGGCGTCGACCGGGCCGTGCTCGCGGTCGAGAAGGCGCTCGAGCAGTACGAGGGCCCGATCTACGTGCGCAAGGAGATCGTGCACAACAAGCACGTCGTCTCGCAGCTGAGCGAGCAGGGCGCCATCTTCGTCGACGAGGTCGACGCGGTGCCCGAGGGCCAGCGCGTCATCTTCAGCGCCCACGGCGTCAGCCCGGCCGTCGTGCAGGCGGCCGCCGACCGGGGCCTCGACGCCATCGACGCGACCTGCCCGCTCGTCACCAAGGTGCACAAGGAGGCGGTGCGCTTCGCGCGCGACGACTTCGAGATCCTGCTGATCGGCCACGAGGGCCACGAGGAGGTCGAGGGCACCGCCGGCCACGCGCCCGACCGGGTCACGATCGTCAACAACCCCGACGAGGCCGACACCGTGCAGGTGCAGGACCCGGACAGGCTGGTGTGGCTCAGCCAGACGACCCTCTCGGTCGACGAGACCATGGAGACCGTGCGCCGCCTGCGCGCCCGGTTCCCCAACCTGCAGGACCCGCCCAGCGACGACATCTGCTACGCCACCCAGAACCGCCAGGTGGCCGTCAAGAAGATCGCGCCCGACACCGACCTCGTCATCGTCGTCGGCAGCGCCAACTCGTCGAACTCGGTGCGCCTCGTCGAGGTCGCGCTCGAGCACGGCGCCAAGGCGGCCTACCGCGTCGACTACTCCACCGAGATCCAGCAGGAGTGGCTCGAAGGCGTGCAGACGATCGGCGTCACCAGCGGCGCGAGCGTGCCCGAGGGGCTCGTGCGCGAAGTGCTGCTCGAGCTCGAGGACGCCGGCTACGGCGACGTGCACGAGGTGCGCACCGCCGAGGAGGACCTCATCTTCTCGCTCCCCAAGGAGCTGCGCCCCAGCCGCAACCGCTGA